One genomic segment of Candidatus Latescibacterota bacterium includes these proteins:
- a CDS encoding Ig-like domain-containing protein, whose protein sequence is MSPQRLPAKAAALLALLAICACSDGGDETIPQVALVRPSDGSLVSGQVLLEATASDENGIATVIFLVDGDELGEDDIAPYTYDWDSTPYADNDTHTLWAAAEDHAGNRAYSEYVVVRVTTP, encoded by the coding sequence ATGAGCCCGCAACGACTCCCCGCGAAGGCCGCGGCGCTGCTCGCCCTCCTCGCGATCTGCGCGTGCAGCGACGGCGGCGACGAGACCATCCCGCAGGTCGCGCTGGTTCGACCCAGCGACGGCAGCCTGGTCAGCGGGCAGGTGCTGCTGGAGGCCACGGCCAGCGACGAGAACGGCATCGCCACCGTGATCTTCCTGGTGGACGGCGACGAACTCGGCGAGGACGACATCGCGCCCTACACCTACGACTGGGACTCCACGCCCTACGCGGACAACGACACCCACACGCTCTGGGCGGCGGCGGAGGACCACGCGGGCAATCGCGCCTACTCGGAGTACGTGGTGGTGCGCGTCACGACGCCCTAG